Part of the Ignavibacterium album JCM 16511 genome, AATTTTACCCTCTGAAGAGGATTTAGAAAAATTAAAAATTGTACTACAATGGTTAATCAAAAACAGAAATCGTGTTAAAGTTTTTTATCTGAAAGATTATAGAAACAGGCAAGAGCTTTTTAATAAGCTGAGTAATTCAGATTTCTCAGAAGAAAAAATAATTCAAATTAAATCTGATCCGATTTATGATTTCAATATCTGACTAAAATGAAAAACGGAAATCAACAACTAAATAAAATCCTGAATGACAATAAATCCGGTTCATCACAAGTTTTACTTAATCTAAAAAAATATATTCTCAGAAATCTATATGATAAAGAATTTATTGAAGAGATATTATTAAAAGCTGCGTCAAAATTAAATCATTTTGCTTCTGTAAGAAATTTTTTAAGAGAATTAAAGTCTGAGTTGAAAAAATCTGAACTACCTCAGTTAAAGTCATTTTTAGAGGAATCAATTCTCAGTCAGGAAAGAGAAATAGAATTTTTATTTCAAAGGAATAAAAAATATCTGATTAAGTTTAATAGCATCACTACTTTATCATATAGCAAAACTTTGCTGGAAGTATTAAAACTTTGGTTTGAAGAAAATCCAAAGTTGAAAATATTTGTTCTTGAGTCCAGGCCAATGCTTGAAGGAAGATTATTTGTTAAAGAATTAATTAAAATTGGTTTTAATTGTGAATTGATAGCTGATGCTGCAATGAATTACGCTGTAAGTTATTCCGATGCTGTGGTTGTTGGTGCAGATCAGATTTTAAATAACGGAAATGTTGTAAATAAAATAGGTAGTTATCCACTTGCACTTTGTGCCAAAGAAAATAAAAAACCTTTTATTGTGATTGCAACAAAAGATAAATTCATTCATTCAGATAAGTTCATTCCCAAAAAGAAATCAGAATCAGAAATATGGAACTTTAGACATAGAAAATTAAAGCTGACAAATTTTTATTTCGAAGAAATTCCGAAAAAGTTCATAACGAAAATTTTTTCTTAACACTTTCATAAGTAATTAATAACATAGATGAGAATTAAATTATTATCAGCTTTCTGCTTTTGTAATTGAATCTTAGTGTCAGCATAACAGCTGAACAAGAAAGACCAATCAACAATCCAATCCACACTCCAATTACACCAAGCCCGAATTTAAATCCAAGCAAATAACCCACAGGCAGACTTATTACCCAATAAGCAATAAATGTAATAACAGTCGGACCTTTTACATCAGTAAGTCCGCGCAGAATACCAATTCCAACAGCCTGAATTCCATCAGATAACTGAAACAATGCAGCTATTACAAGTAGCTGAGATGCAATATGAATAACTATTTCATCACGGATGTAAATGTATGGCAAATAATTTCTGAAGAGAATGAATATTAAACCTGAAACAGTCATCCACATCATTCCAAGAATGATTGCATTAAAACCATTTTTACGAACGAGATTGATGTTTTGTTCACCAACAGCATTTCCGACTAATATTCCACCAGCCTGAGAAATTCCAAGTACTCCCATAAATGAAATTGAAGCCAGAGAAATTGCAATCTGATGAGCCGCTAATTCGTTTGCACCAATCCAGCCAATCATTATAACTGCAAAAGAAAACGCACCTACTTCAAAGAAGTATTGAAACCCACTTGGCAAACCAACACTTAAGATTTTTTTAATTACCGGAAAGTTGATACTCTTAAAATGAAATGAAACATCATAAATTTTGAATCGTTGATTTCTCATTACAAAAATCATCAGAGATGCTGCCATAAATAATCGCGAAATAAAAGTTGCCCAGCCTGCTCCATCTAGTTCAAGTCGAGGGAAACCAAGTTTACCAAAAATCAAAACCCAGTTAGCAAAAACATTTATAAGATTTGCAGCAAGCGTAATAATCATTGCAGGACGCAAGATTGAAAGTCCTTCAATGAATTGTTTGTATGTCTGAAAAATCATTAAAGGGAAAATGGATAGTCCGATGATTATCATATAGGATTTTGCTTTCTGCTGAACTGCATGAGACTGACCAAGAAGATGAAGATAATTTACTCCTGCTAAAATTATAAAGAAGACAATCAGTCCCATTATAAGATTAACAATTAAAGATTGTCTGAAATAAATTCCACATTCATTCAACTTTTTTGCTCCAACAAGAATTGCAACAAGCGGAGTAACAGCAACTGCATTTCCGATTGCGATAATCAAAACAAGAAATATCAAGCTATTACTTAGTGATGCTGCTGCAAGAGGAACAGCACCAAGCTCACCAACCATAATACTGTCAACAACTCCCATCATTATCAAACCAAGCTGTCCGATAATAACAGGATAAGCAAGCTTTAAAGTGTTTTGGATATAACTTTTATTTTCTCTGAAGAATTTTAACATAAAAATTTCAAACAAAAATAGTTTTAATAAATGACTTAATAAAAAACCCCGGCTTTCGTCGGGGCCTACCTTAACCAACCAATGAGAGGTACTATCAGGAGGGAAAATCATCTCAGTTTGCTTTCAAGATAATGATGATAAAATTTTTCACACAATCTTTTTACTCTGTCACTTTTGTCAAATCTGATTGCTTGTTTAATTGCATATATTCCACGGGAATCATTAGTCTTCAACAACGACAAACTTTATGAAGCATTGACAATAATTCAATTACGGCTTCATCAGCTTTGAACTCACCAAGCAGAAAAGCAGAACTTGTTTTGAGACCATAATTATCCGATCTTATTCCTGCCATCAGATTCTTAATGATTACTTCCCTGTTAACATTAGATTTTTTAACGGGAGAATTGGTAGCAAAAGAAGAACTGCTAAATACAACAGAAATAATTATGACAATAATTAAAAGAACATTTTTCATAGCGACCTCCTGTAATGAAATTAATTTCTGATGTAATTATAATGTGTGAATGATAACTGCGATAGCGATTATTGACAGAAGGGTTTAGTAAGTGATGAAGGATTGAAAATCAGATATGAAATTATCTTTGTTCCGGCTTGCCGAATTCAAGAGAATTATAAATTGTAAACCGAAGATTATTCTTTGATGATAAATCTTCTATTTCTTTAATTGAAGGTTTATGAATTTCTTCATTGGAGAGTTTTGCAGAAAGCAATCCTTTTTTTTTACCTGCAAAGATGAAAAATTCATTTGCTGAACCTAAAATTCCTGCAAAAAGAAAAAGTGTTAATATTAAAGCTAAAAAAGTTCTCATAGTCTAAGCATATTTTTGAAAGGCGGTTGCAAGATTATCAAACCAATAATCAAAATCAAGATTAAAGATATTTGTTTTAATAAATTCATTTGAAAATTTTTGTGCAGGAGAAAAAATGATTATTCCAAATCCTGATATAAATTCATTCATAAAAACTCTTCGAAATAAAAGAGCTGATTTTATTCCAATCGCTGAACTCGGTGTTCATCCAATCATAAAAGAAAAATTTATTGGTAAAAAAATTTTGACTATAAAAGACGAAATTGAATTCTGGTTTAAAGCTGGATATGATTATGTTAAACTTCAGCCGATGGTTGATTTTAATCCTGCCAAAATAAAAAGTGATAGCAACCTGACATTTAATGACGACGGAAGTATTTTCCGTAAATGGGCTTCAGAGAGCAGCGGAGTAATAACTTCCATAAAAGAATTTGAACAATATGTTTTTCCTAAGTTAGATGAAATTGTTTATAAGAGATTTGAAGAAGCTGCAAAAAATCTACCTGAAGGGATGGGAATAGTCGGACAATACGGAGATATTTTTACAATGACCTGGGAAATGATGGGTTTTGAAAATTTTTCTCTTTCTCTTTTTGAAGACGATAGGTTAATCAAATTAATTAACGACGAAGTTGGCAAAATAGTATTGAGAATGTTTGAGAATATGTCACAGATTGAAGAAGTAAAAGCACTTTGGTATAGTGATGATATAGCTTACTCAAACGGTTTAATGGTTTCTCCTGATACACTTGATAAATATTTCTTTCCCTGGTTAAAAAAAATCGGAGAGATTGCTAAATCTGTGAACAAGCCATTGATATATCACAGTGATGGAGTTTTATTTGATGTAATGGACAAGATAATAGATTGTGGAGTAAATGCTTTACATCCGATTGAACCGAAAGCAATGAACATAGTTGAAGTTAAAAATCGTTATGGAGATAAACTTTGTTTAATCGGAAATATTGATGTGGATTTGCTTGCGAGAGGTTCAAAAGAAGAAGTAGTAAAAAATGTTTTATTCAATATTGAAAATATTGGGAGGAAAGGTGGATACTGCGTTGGTTCGGGAAATTCAATTCCTGAGTATGTTAATCTGGAAAATTATATTGCTATGATTGAGACAGTTAAGTCAATTTCTTAAACATTAGATAAGAATTCATCAACAGTTTTTCTGATTATCTTAATATGTTCCGGCGTAGTACCACAACAACCACCAATAATATTAATTCCAATTGATAAAAAACTTTTAACTGAATTAATAATTGCTTCCGAAGTTTCCGAATAAACAATATTACTTTCAATCGTTTCGGGAAGACCTGCATTAGGTTGCACAAGCAATGGAATGTTGTGCGAAAATCCTCTTAATTCTTTTACGAGGTCAATCATACTATTATAACCACTTCCGCAGTTTACACCAATAACATCAACGCCAAGAGTAATCATTGCCTGCAGAACATCTTTGGGAGTTGAGCCCATCATTGTTCTGTATTCACCTGAAGAATTTCTATCATAAGTAAATGAACAAATAAGCGGAACATCAGGAAAATCTTTTACAGCTTTTATTGCGCATTCAGCTTCATCAATATCATAAAAGGTTTCAAGCAGAATAGCATCTACTCCACCATCCAGCAAAGCTTTTGTTTGAAGTGTAAATGACTCAATTAACTCCTCTGAAGAAATATCCCCGGTCATTAAAAATTTTCCGGTCGGTCCAACTGAACCCATAACAAGTTTGTCGCCTGCTGCTTCTCTTGAAATTTCTGCAGCTATTTTATTTAACTCATAAGTTTTATTATCAAGATTGTAATGAGAAAGCTTTATCGAACTTCCACCAAAACTATTTGTAGAAATAATATCAGAGCCGGCACTAATATAACTTTTTGCAATTTTTAGAATCACTTCACGATTAGTTTCGTTCCAAAGTTCAGGGCACTCCCCCGATCTTAAGCCAAGTTTGAATAATTCAGTTCCCCATGCACCATCGGAGACAAGAATCTTTTTATTATCTAACTGTTCGAAAAATTTTTTCATCGTTTTTTTTCCTTAATCAGATTTTCTTCTATAACAAAATTCAGCATCGCAAATATCGCAATGATAATCTTTTCTGATGAGATTAAAAGCTGCTCCATAAACTCCGCTTACGGATTTTATCGGTATCATCAACGAACTTTCTGTCAGATGAATTCCACAAAAATCCTCGGGCAACAACGAAAATAATTTTCTTTGTTCACTTACTGACCACCCACAATAACCAGGACTAAATCTGTTTGTGAGATTATAGTTTTTAGTATTCAACTCATTTTGAATTTTTAATTCAAGCAAATCAGCTGTTAGTTCAACAAGTTCTGATGCAATCCGATCCAAAATAAATGCTGAAATAGTATCGCCTTCTGAAATTAATTTTTGCACTTCTTTTTCAAGATCACTACCGATTGTACAAACAAAAATAAAAATATCCGAAGCATCTTTAAGATCACGATAAATAATAGGTCCTAAATTGAATTCAATGTTATCAATAGATAAAATATTTTTTTGAAATGTAATATGTTCAGATTCAAAATATTTGTAGCCGGCAACCGGCTTACAATTTTGTTTTATGGATGGATAAAGTTGTTGATAAAGTTCTTCGAGAAGCGGAAAATTTTGAGTTGAAAAATCTCTGAATGCTTCAAATAGTTTTTCTTCATTAAAATTCAGTTCATCAAAACTGAATGAATATTGATTGATATATTTAATCAATTCAAACAAAAATTTTTATTGAGATAATCGAGCATTCCCTGCGGATCCGGAGAATAAAGGTCTGCCTTAATTTCATCAGCAAATTTCTGATTGAGTGGTGCACCACCAACTGCTACGGGAATCAGCGGAAAATTGTTTTTAATATCCCAGACAATTTCTTTCATATTTAACATTGTCGTTGTAAGAAGGGCTGATAAACCGACAGCTTTAACATCATTTTTATTCAAAGTATCAATTATTTTTTCAGAGCTTACATCAATTCCGAGATCAATTACTTCCCAGCCACCACCTTCGAGAACCATTCGCACAAGATTTTTTCCAATGTTATGCAAATCGCCTTTAACAGTTGCAAGGATTATTTTCCCTTTTAATTTCAAATCACCTTTTACGATGTATGGTCTTAGAATTTCCATTGCAGCATTCATCGCTTTAGCAGCGATAAGTACATCAGGAATAAAAATTTTTCCATCCCGGAATTTTTCACCAACTCTGTTCATACCAATGAGTAAAGCGTTATCGAGAATAGTTTTGGGCGGAATATTTTGTGCAAGTAATTCGGATAGATATTCTTCAACTCCAGGTTGCCCAATCATATCAGCAGGAATTTTTGATGATGAGTTAACTTTACCGCGCTCGATACAATTGGCGAGCTGAGTTAAATAAAAATTCTCATCAAATGAATAATTCATTGTGTAATAGAGTTCTTATAAATCCTTACATACAAACATAACTACTGCAATCTTAAAAATTCTATGCGACGGTTTTTTCTTTTATTCTCTTCTGAATTATTCGGAGCTACCGGACGATCAGGTCCATATCCTTTAGTTTGGATTCTTTCTGGTTCTATTCCTCTTTTTACCAACCAGTCTTTAACAGCATTTGCACGACGAATTGATAGTTCAACATTAGTTTTTCTTGAGCCAACATTATCGGTATGTCCGCTGATTTCGACAGTCATTTCAGGATAATTTTTTAAAGTTGTGTATGCATTCCAAAGTGCTGCTTCTGATTCGGGTTTTATCGTTGCTTTGTTCTTATCGAAAGTAATCCCTTCAAGTATAATCGGAACACCAATTTCAATTACTTCTTTTTTCTTCATATCGTCTTTAGGGTTAAGAGGATTAGTATCGTTTGCTATTTCTGTTCCATCATCAATTCCACCTTCATCAGTATCTAATTTGTTCGGATCAGATTTATAAATTATTACTTCGTCATAATCAGGTAGAGTATCACCATCACTATCAACAAGAGTAGGATCAGTTTTGAACAGAAAAACTTCATCACCGTCAATAAGTTTATCTCCATCAGTATCTCTCACCAAAGGATCTGTTTTATAAACGAGTACTTCATCACCATCAGATAAGCCATCATCATCGGTGTCTTTATTATTTGGATTTGTTTTATGAACAAAAATTTCTTCATAATCAGAAATACCATCTGAATCAGAATCCGAATGCAGAGGATCTGTTTTGTAAATAAATATTTCAGTTCTGTCATCAATCTGATCAATGTCAGTGTCAATTGAAATCGGATTGGTTTTATAAACAAAAATTTCATCGTAGTCATTTAAGCCATCATTATCAGAATCAGGATTTAAAGGATTAGTTTTATAAATTTTTACTTCATCTCCATCAGAAATTCTGTCAGAATCTGAATCAGGATTTTTTATATCTGTACCAAGTTCCTGCTCTTCGCATTTAGTTAACCCATCGTTATCCCGATCTGATTGACAGGTTTCACCTCTCCAACTGACTCCGATCGAAAGATTAAAATATCCATCCCACAAAAAATTATTTTCACCCCAGTAACCATCAAGGTCTAATGATGAAGAAAGAGCTCCGCCGAAGGAAATATCGTAAACAAATTTTTCTGAAAGAATAAATTCGGCTCCAACACCGAAAGGATAAATTCCTGTCCAACCTTTAAGTTTAGGTTTAACAGGACTCGGAATGTCAGGGCTTTTCGTTACTTCATAATACATCATTCCGATTCCAATATAGAAATACGGATTCCAATTTGGTTTATTTGTGGGAACAATTCGAAGTCTTAAATCAATAGGAGTAATAGTAGATTCAAATGAACCATTGACTACATCTCTCTTTTTATCATAAGCTCTTCCGGCATAGAAACCGTGACCAATGTTAATATGCAGTTCATTGGTTTTCGAAATTTCATAACCATAGAATGCCTGAAACATATGTGAAAATTTAAACCATTTAAATGAAAGGTCGTCGTTACCAAAAATTCCGAAGTTGGTAAATTCATTCTGAGGAAAAAGTAGATTGCTTCGTATTCCGATTTTATGTCCCCAATGCTTAAAATTATCCTGAGCAAAGTTAGTTGCAACAAAAAACATTAAGATAAAAGCAAAGCAAATATTTTTCATTATCTATGTTCCCTCAAAAGATTAGAAATGAAGTAGGAAATATTTTATAAAACTGTAACAAATATATTAAAGCTTACAAATTGATTTAAAGGAATCAGATATCGTAATAAAACAAGTTTTATATTTCATAACTATTATGCCATTCAAAAATTAAAAATTTTAAGATATTTCAAATATTATCTGAACAAATAATATCAATTTTCGAAATAAGTTTCAGAAAAGTACAAATATTTAATTCAACTTATTGACAAATCAACAGCTAACTTTTAATTTTGTTCTGCACGGGTAGTAAGTGCTTTAAAAAAATTTTAATTTCGGCACCTTCGGATAAAATTTAATAATTATTAAATATAAGGTGCTTTATGATTCAAAGATTCATTTCATTTGAACTTAATCCCTTCCAGCTGAATAATATTAATAAAACAATTCATAAAAAGAATAGGAGGTTGCTGTGTTAAAAAATCAAGCTTACTTCTATCCAAAATAGAATAATCTTTAGTTAGTTTCATCTTTAACAATTAAAATAAAGCTGTGTGTTAATTTTTAGCTTAATTCGTTTTCGTGATAACATATAAAAATTACTGACAGCTTCTCCCATCAAAAAGAAAATAATTATAATCCAATCATATGAGGGCAAGAGCTATGATAAAATTAATAAAATTTTTTACCATACTGATAGTTCTGTTTTTCAGTATGCATTTATATGCTCAGGTGAGTAGTATGCAATTTAGTTCCTCATCAGGAACATATACAGAAATAACGGGAGGAACTTTACTTGGCTCAGCAACATCTGATGATCAATATTTTGTTGATCCTGCAATTCCTCTGGGTGGAACAACAAAAACCGGTCCTGGTTTTCCGATTGGTTTTGATTTCGTAATAAATGGAAATACTTTCGACAGATTCGGAATTAATAATAATGGATGGATTTCATTTGGAAAGTCTGCATTAACACCTTCTGTCGATATGAATACTACAAGTGCCTATACACCACTTTCATCAACAACAGCAATAACTCCAGCTGAATTAAGAACAAGAGTCGCTGGGTTGGGAAGAGATTTGCAGGCACAGACAGGTGCTGAACTAAGATTTGAATTAATTGGAACAGCACCAAACAGAACTCTGGTTATTCAGTGGAAAGGTTATAGAAAATTCGGTGCTACTGGAGACAATTATAATTTTCAAATAAGAATAAATGAAACAAGTAATACAGTTGAAGTTGTATATGGTACTATGACCAATAATACAACCTCAACAACAGTTCAGGTTGGAATTGGAGGTTCTTCAGCTAGTGATTTTAATAATCGCACTACAACTACGGATTGGACAGCTTCAACTGCTGGTGCTACAAATTCAGCAACTATGACTTTATCAAACACTGTTTTTCCACCAGTTGGGTTAACTTATCAATGGCAGCCGCCTGCACCTACAGATTTGGGTGCGATAGCATTAGTCTCTCCACCAAATCTGGAGTG contains:
- a CDS encoding translation initiation factor subunit 2B; translation: MKNGNQQLNKILNDNKSGSSQVLLNLKKYILRNLYDKEFIEEILLKAASKLNHFASVRNFLRELKSELKKSELPQLKSFLEESILSQEREIEFLFQRNKKYLIKFNSITTLSYSKTLLEVLKLWFEENPKLKIFVLESRPMLEGRLFVKELIKIGFNCELIADAAMNYAVSYSDAVVVGADQILNNGNVVNKIGSYPLALCAKENKKPFIVIATKDKFIHSDKFIPKKKSESEIWNFRHRKLKLTNFYFEEIPKKFITKIFS
- a CDS encoding MATE family efflux transporter, coding for MLKFFRENKSYIQNTLKLAYPVIIGQLGLIMMGVVDSIMVGELGAVPLAAASLSNSLIFLVLIIAIGNAVAVTPLVAILVGAKKLNECGIYFRQSLIVNLIMGLIVFFIILAGVNYLHLLGQSHAVQQKAKSYMIIIGLSIFPLMIFQTYKQFIEGLSILRPAMIITLAANLINVFANWVLIFGKLGFPRLELDGAGWATFISRLFMAASLMIFVMRNQRFKIYDVSFHFKSINFPVIKKILSVGLPSGFQYFFEVGAFSFAVIMIGWIGANELAAHQIAISLASISFMGVLGISQAGGILVGNAVGEQNINLVRKNGFNAIILGMMWMTVSGLIFILFRNYLPYIYIRDEIVIHIASQLLVIAALFQLSDGIQAVGIGILRGLTDVKGPTVITFIAYWVISLPVGYLLGFKFGLGVIGVWIGLLIGLSCSAVMLTLRFNYKSRKLIII
- a CDS encoding uroporphyrinogen decarboxylase family protein, which codes for MIIPNPDINSFIKTLRNKRADFIPIAELGVHPIIKEKFIGKKILTIKDEIEFWFKAGYDYVKLQPMVDFNPAKIKSDSNLTFNDDGSIFRKWASESSGVITSIKEFEQYVFPKLDEIVYKRFEEAAKNLPEGMGIVGQYGDIFTMTWEMMGFENFSLSLFEDDRLIKLINDEVGKIVLRMFENMSQIEEVKALWYSDDIAYSNGLMVSPDTLDKYFFPWLKKIGEIAKSVNKPLIYHSDGVLFDVMDKIIDCGVNALHPIEPKAMNIVEVKNRYGDKLCLIGNIDVDLLARGSKEEVVKNVLFNIENIGRKGGYCVGSGNSIPEYVNLENYIAMIETVKSIS
- a CDS encoding homocysteine S-methyltransferase family protein is translated as MKKFFEQLDNKKILVSDGAWGTELFKLGLRSGECPELWNETNREVILKIAKSYISAGSDIISTNSFGGSSIKLSHYNLDNKTYELNKIAAEISREAAGDKLVMGSVGPTGKFLMTGDISSEELIESFTLQTKALLDGGVDAILLETFYDIDEAECAIKAVKDFPDVPLICSFTYDRNSSGEYRTMMGSTPKDVLQAMITLGVDVIGVNCGSGYNSMIDLVKELRGFSHNIPLLVQPNAGLPETIESNIVYSETSEAIINSVKSFLSIGINIIGGCCGTTPEHIKIIRKTVDEFLSNV
- a CDS encoding vitamin B12 dependent-methionine synthase activation domain-containing protein → MIKYINQYSFSFDELNFNEEKLFEAFRDFSTQNFPLLEELYQQLYPSIKQNCKPVAGYKYFESEHITFQKNILSIDNIEFNLGPIIYRDLKDASDIFIFVCTIGSDLEKEVQKLISEGDTISAFILDRIASELVELTADLLELKIQNELNTKNYNLTNRFSPGYCGWSVSEQRKLFSLLPEDFCGIHLTESSLMIPIKSVSGVYGAAFNLIRKDYHCDICDAEFCYRRKSD
- a CDS encoding cobalamin B12-binding domain-containing protein encodes the protein MNYSFDENFYLTQLANCIERGKVNSSSKIPADMIGQPGVEEYLSELLAQNIPPKTILDNALLIGMNRVGEKFRDGKIFIPDVLIAAKAMNAAMEILRPYIVKGDLKLKGKIILATVKGDLHNIGKNLVRMVLEGGGWEVIDLGIDVSSEKIIDTLNKNDVKAVGLSALLTTTMLNMKEIVWDIKNNFPLIPVAVGGAPLNQKFADEIKADLYSPDPQGMLDYLNKNFCLN
- a CDS encoding OmpA family protein, which gives rise to MKNICFAFILMFFVATNFAQDNFKHWGHKIGIRSNLLFPQNEFTNFGIFGNDDLSFKWFKFSHMFQAFYGYEISKTNELHINIGHGFYAGRAYDKKRDVVNGSFESTITPIDLRLRIVPTNKPNWNPYFYIGIGMMYYEVTKSPDIPSPVKPKLKGWTGIYPFGVGAEFILSEKFVYDISFGGALSSSLDLDGYWGENNFLWDGYFNLSIGVSWRGETCQSDRDNDGLTKCEEQELGTDIKNPDSDSDRISDGDEVKIYKTNPLNPDSDNDGLNDYDEIFVYKTNPISIDTDIDQIDDRTEIFIYKTDPLHSDSDSDGISDYEEIFVHKTNPNNKDTDDDGLSDGDEVLVYKTDPLVRDTDGDKLIDGDEVFLFKTDPTLVDSDGDTLPDYDEVIIYKSDPNKLDTDEGGIDDGTEIANDTNPLNPKDDMKKKEVIEIGVPIILEGITFDKNKATIKPESEAALWNAYTTLKNYPEMTVEISGHTDNVGSRKTNVELSIRRANAVKDWLVKRGIEPERIQTKGYGPDRPVAPNNSEENKRKNRRIEFLRLQ